The DNA sequence GTCCGAAACCCTGGACTCAGGAATACGCCGAGAATCAGGTAGAACAATCCCTCAATGATGACCGATCCCCCGGTGCGGGCTCCAAAGGCGTAGTGACCAGCGATTCCACCGGATCCATGACAGGTGGGAATCCCGCCAAAAAACGGATTAATGAGATTCATCAGGGCATACGTGAGGCCGATCTTGCGGAGGGTGACCGGTCGTTCGGGGAACAGGTCCTGAACAAGCTGGCGCGTTGCCAGCAATGAATTCCCCAGCGAAAGGGGGAGTTGAGGGAGCGCGAGGACGACCAGACCCGTCAGAATATCCGTTGCCTGAAGAGGGGTGAGGCGGGGAAGATGAAGTCCGATCGCCCCCCTCCATGAGTTGGCATCGGTCTTGAACAGCACACCATAGGTTACACCGAGCAGGATGAGAATCGGAGCAGGTGGGAAGCGTCGGTTTCCCAGAAGCACAACCGTGATCAAAAATCCCACTGCGGCCAGACCGAATCCAAACGTGCTGTCCGACGGGATATATTCTCTCAGAGAGAGCAACGCCAACTGAAGCCCCAGTCCGAACTGAATCCCTCGAATCACCGTTTTGGGGACGATCCTCCCCATCCAGTCAATCAATCCGCTCAGCACGAGCAGAAGCATTAGAACACCGATGGCCAGGCCCCCACCATAGAGCACGTTGCTGCTCAGCTTTTGCGTGATGACGATGACTGCCATCGCCTTGAGGGGCTGAACCGGCATGGGCAGGCGATAGATGAGCCCTGCCAGAATCTGCATGAGTCCGAACATCGTCAGCACGTTCGTTGCGTCGAGCCCTCCGACGAGGATCATGCCGGCAACGAGAGGAAAGTCGGTCCCGAGGTCTCCAAAGGCACCCGACAGTTCGTTGCGATCGAATCGAATGATTCCTCGCGGAACTGGCGATGCCTGGGGTGTCACCATTTGAGGTACTGGTTTGGCGTCCATCCCCTTGTCTCCGATAAAGTGGCGGAGGCCGTCGAGCCCGTGCGGAAGTCGCCGACGGCGAAGTCTCCGCTACGTTCGCTCCGAACATGTGACGACGCATCGGTTCCTGGCCGCTCCGAATTCGACGGAGGGCGATGCCCCGGCACGCTTCGGCACGTCGGTGGCAAAATCGGGAGGATTCTTCTCCTCATACGGTCTGAATAACGGCTTCGATAGGGAAGTGGTCGCTGAATCCCTTTTTCGTCTTCTTATCGAAGGGAACGGGGCGACCCTTCGGTGACGTCATCTGATCGGGCCTCATGATTCGCACCGACTCCAGGTCCATCTTCAAACCTTGAAGGCCGTAGAGCAGTCCCCGTGAAATGATGAACTGGTCGAGGAGCAACATCGTGTTGGTCCCGGAGGGAAAAAAGGACGTGCCCGTGTCCGCTCGTCCGAGCAGCGGCCACATGCAGTTGAAGAGATAGGCCCTCTTCTTGAGATAGGTTGCGACGGCAGGGAGCTTCTTGTTTCTGGCGGGCACGATCTCTTCCTCCAGGTGATCGCGGTCACGGCTGGCCCGCAGATAGTCAAGGATACTTCGATTGAACGGCTCGTCGTTGAGATCGCCCATGACCAGGACATTGCGATTCCATCGCTCGTTAAGCCGGGCCAGGCTCGCCGCCGTATCGGGCAGGGCGAGAAAATCAGAGCGCGAGTACTTGAGGATTTCATCCACCAGCCTTCCGCAGTGTTCCGCCACCGTGATGCGGGCCGGTTCCGATTCGTACTGTCCCTGTTTGCGCGAGGGCCAATGATTGACCAGCACGTTCAGCTCTGCACTGGTGAGCTTGACGCGAAGCGTCACCTGGAAGATGTCCCGCGTCGGATAGCGAAAATGAACGAGATGTCCTTTCGGTTTACCCACCAGGGTGAGAACGTCCTTCGAGTAGATCAACGAGACATCAATACCGCGAATATCGGGACTCTCCACATGAGCCAGCGTGTACTCCGGGCGACCGATCTTTTTCAGAAGAGCGGTTGCGACCGCGCGGTTTTCGATCTCGCAGATGCCGAGCAGATCCGGTCCGCTCCCGTGATGCATCGCTCGAATGATCGTGGCGAGATTGGTGATCTTCTCCTCGAAGGCTTCTTCATCCCATCCGTGTTCGGGAGTAAATTCGAGGTCGGCTGCAATCTCCGACGCCGTCGTGTCGAAGAGATTTTGCAGATTCCAGAAGGCGATCTTAATCTCTGCCACGAATGTTCTCTCCGCTTCACCTCGCGAGTGGGGAAATATATGCTGACTGGCGGTTGAGGAGCAAGGGAACTCTTTTCAGACTAAGGGAGAAGCGAGAAACTCCCTCGGTGGAAGGGAGCGGCCCCGGTCACGGACCAGAGAACCGAGGCCGCCCTACATCTCGACCGGCTGGTTAGAACCAGACGCGGATGGCAAACTGAACGTTTCGCGGGATGCCCTGGGCAAAGCTGCCCGAGCCAATCCCCCGACGCTGTCTGCGGGCCTGTCCGTTAATGCTATCCACGGCCCCGTCGAGCACGCCGGAGTAGGTCTCGTAGTTGGCCACGTTGAAGAGGTTGAATACCTCAAAGGCCGGTTCGATGCTCACGCGCTCGCCACCCAGGTAGAACCGCTTGGACAGCCGCACGTCGGTCGTGATGAACGAATCGTTCAAGGGGTTATTGGCGGGGGCGAGTTCAATTCGAGGAATCGTAGCACCGAGCCGACGGAGTTGATCGGCGGTGAAAAGTCCGGCGTTGATGAGCGCCTGTGCTTGAGGCGTGAAGCCCCCAGCATAGGTGTTATTGAACCGGGTGATCAGCTCATTCAGTTGCCGGATGTTCTTCACCGTGCGACCGAACGATCCGCGATTCGTCCCGGGGAGAAATTGGACTACTCGGCGGCCATCTCCCTCGAGGTCAATGGTGAAGATGTCGTTGTTGCCACCAAACACCGGGGGCAACTGCAAGGAGATCGGGAAGGCGGTGGCGAAACGCCAGATGCTGGACAGCATGAATCCCTTGGGGAGATCGAAAACGGAGCCGATGGAGAGCTGGTGGGTACGATCGCCGGAAAATCCGGTGAAGGACGGACCGTAGGCTCCAAGAATATTATCGTTGTCAATGGCCGTGTTGATGAAATCAATGTCCCCACCGGTTGCTTTGTAACGAGAGAGCGAATAGGAAACCGTCATGTTCCAGTTGCGGATAAACGATCCAATGTCAGGAAGTCGCCCGTCGAGCTTAAACTGAAGGGCATTGTATTCGGAGAGTCCGGACGTCTGCATCTCAAAGACATTGGTGAATCCGCGCACCATACCGGGGAAGGCGGCGGTGAGACCGAAATCGGCGATAGTCGCACCCTGAGCAATGGCCTCGTCAATGGTGGAGACGCCAAAGGCCCGCAGCGTCCGGGCAATGCGATCGGCTGCAATTGCCCGATCGAAGGTGTCGGCAGCGAACCGCCGGTTGGCATCCCGACGGATATAGAAGTGGACTCCGCGCGTGCGAATGTAATCCACCGACATGACGAGCCCCTGACGCAACTCGCGCTGGATTCCGAGATTGGTATGGATGGAGTAGGGTTGCGAGTAGTTTCGGGTGAAGAATCCAACGGCAAAACGGTTCGTCAGAAACTGGGGAGGTCCGTTGGGGTCAAAGGCCACATTCGCCCAGGCGGCCTGGAGGGTATCGTGGAGCTGACGAAGCTGGTTGATCACATCCTTGAGACGACGCCCCGCAAGCGAGGAATAGTCACCATCGGGGAATCCGCCGATATTGATGGGGCGACCGTCAGGTCCCACAAAAGGCGTGAAGAGGTCAAAATCAACCTCGCCCAGCCCCGCCGGGATGAGGTCATTGCGCTCAAACAGTGTGTTGTTGAGAATGTTGGTGTCGTAGAAGATGCCGAAACCGGCGCGGATGGCCGTCTTGCCTCCCCCGATGGGATCCCAGGCGATGCCGATGGTCGGCCCGAAATTGTTTCCGTCCTGTCTCACTTCCAGCCCGGCAGGTCCGAACCACCGGTCCAATCCGGCCAGGCGACGACGTTGATTGATGGGATCATCATCGTTGAGTTGACCGGTTTCGAGATCATAGCGCAGACCAAGATTGATCGTCAGGTTCTTCCCCTGACCATAGGGCTTGCGCCAGGTGTCGCCGATGTACCAGGCGAAGCGCAGGTTGTTCTTGCCACCAAAGCGACGCCCATTGTTGGAAACCTCCGAGAAGAATCCCAGTCCGTTGGAGATCACCACATCCGCCAGGGGATATTCCAGAGGATCGTTGGGATTGCCTCCCCGTGCGATGATATCTCGTCGGATGGCATCGCTGAACTCGCCGACGATCTCCGGGGCGTTGCCGAAGAAGGCCGCGAAGACGTTCATGCGAATCCAGTTGAATTCCACCCCCGCGCGGAAGGTATGATTGCCAAAGACCCGACTGACATCTCCCTTCCATTGGTCGGACGTCTGGAAGGTTCGCTGGGGAGCCAGCAGGTCGGGGCCGATTTCCAGATCCGCGACCGAGAGCAAGATCGGCTTACCGTTAGCGGTGAAAAACTTGATGCCGGGGACTTCGCTGGCATCAATGTGGTTATCGAAGCTGGTGAACCCATACCGCGCCGAATAGGCCCACCGGCCCACCGTTCCATCGAGCCCCAGAGCCGTCACGTTGGTCACGTTCTGATTGCTGAAGGGAGATTGATTTCCACCGCCGATGTCGGTAATGCCCTTGTTCCAGTTGTGACTGAATCGGGCGAACATCCGGGTGTTGCTGCTTATGTTCCAGTCCAGGCGCGTGAGAACCATCCGTTCGTCAAAGGGAGCGAGTGCCGGTCCGGTGAACTGGGGGAAGTTCAAGCTGCTGAGCAAGCGCGTATCATCCTGGTTGGTTCGTTCGTAATTGGCGAACCAGAAGAGTTTGTCCTTGATGAACGGACCGCCCACGCGGAATCCCACCTGTTCGCGGTCGAATTCCGGGCTGGGATTTGCCGGATCTCGCACCGTTCCGGGGAAGGCTGCCACTTCCTCATCGCGGACAAAAAGGAATCCGCTCCCGTGAAGCTCATTGGTTCCGCTGCGGGTCAGGACGTTCACGGCACCCGAGGACGTGAGACTCGTCGAAGGATCAAAGGTCGCCCGACTGAGCTGGAATTCCTGCAAGGCATCCTGCGAGATATTCTGCGTCGTCGTTCCGACGACTTCATCGGTGATGTCAATCCCGTCCACCTGGATTCGGGTTGTGCGCCCCGACCGTCCACCGATACCAATGCCGGTCAATCCGTTCTTTGTGGGATCGAAGTTTCCCGCATCAACGATCTGGACGCCGGGCTCCAGTTGGGCGAGGTCCAGGTAATTCCGGCCATTGAGCGGGAGCATGTCAATGAGGCGCGAGGTGATGGCTCCCTCGATCGAGGAGCGCACGGTGTTCACTTCGACCTGACCGGCTTCGACCGTAACCACTTCCGTGGTGGCTCCGACCTCCAGTCTCACATCGCCAACGGCTGTGCGTCCGACGATCACTTCCACGCGGCGCACACCAGTTTTGAATCCGGGAGCTTCAACGGTGATTTCGTATGAGCCGGGAGGCAAAAACCGGATCGCATAGACGCCACCACGGCTGGTCGTCGTCGTGAAGACACGGCCCGTTGCTTTTTGTGTGACCGTCACTTTAGCGTCAGGAACAACCGCCCCTTGAGGATCTGTGACGACTCCTTCGATACTACCGGCGGACTCCTGTGACAGGGAAATCCCCGGCAGCCCGAGGAGGCAACACAAAATAGCAACCGTGACAAGAATTCGCTGTACTATTGGTTTCATAACTTCACCTCCTGGGAGATATTTTCAGGGCCAGCCCTGTACCAAATGGGCATGAGCCCGCGTGTCTTGCTATCAAACCTGAAGTAACAACCTCGAAGGACATATGGCTTATGTCATCCTTACCTTCTGATCAGCCCTAAGAGGGCTTCCCTCGCACTTTCCCCCGGTCGGGTGAAAGTGAATTAGAATCATACGTCAGCGCCTTGCGGCAGGCAAGGGGACTTTCAATACCGACGAGCAGACCGGCAGCCGACGCCATTTAGGGGTATAAAGAGATCCGGTGAGATCGCGCGAAGGCGGTCCTGCAAAATTTTCTCGCTCCGCAACAGGCTGTCCGTCAGAACGGGAACCCTCGTAACCCGTCTTACGAAATTGGCCTGGTATGAGCGACAACGAACCCAGGGCTTAGGGGCGAGAGTCACAGTGCTCTGACGCTGCCCCTTTGCCGGCGTGCTCACCGATCAAGATCCACACCGGTCAGAGGAACGTCCCAATGGGCTTCGAGCAACTCGAAGCGACGTTGTTCTTCCGCCTGGAACTTCTGCTGATCGGGATAGAGACGGCGAATGAGTGCCTCGCGCCCTGTTTGGTCAATAACGGCATTCCAGTTTCTATAGACGATCACCGTCATGAAATGCCAGTCCGCGCGACCTTCTCCGTGAAATGTAGGAGTATAGGCCTCAACTCTCAGGATTTTCCCTTGTTCCTGTTCCGCTTTGAGGATCGGCCAGTGGTTTTTCTTGAACAGGCGCAAAAACTCATCCAGATATCCCCACTTGACCTTGTAGTAGTAGGCCACGACGTAAGGCCTCTCGGTTGTCCTTGCCGAGGACGATGTCTGGGGATCCGAGGCCCACGCAAGGCCCATACCAGCCACCAGGCTG is a window from the Blastocatellia bacterium genome containing:
- a CDS encoding TonB-dependent receptor gives rise to the protein MKPIVQRILVTVAILCCLLGLPGISLSQESAGSIEGVVTDPQGAVVPDAKVTVTQKATGRVFTTTTSRGGVYAIRFLPPGSYEITVEAPGFKTGVRRVEVIVGRTAVGDVRLEVGATTEVVTVEAGQVEVNTVRSSIEGAITSRLIDMLPLNGRNYLDLAQLEPGVQIVDAGNFDPTKNGLTGIGIGGRSGRTTRIQVDGIDITDEVVGTTTQNISQDALQEFQLSRATFDPSTSLTSSGAVNVLTRSGTNELHGSGFLFVRDEEVAAFPGTVRDPANPSPEFDREQVGFRVGGPFIKDKLFWFANYERTNQDDTRLLSSLNFPQFTGPALAPFDERMVLTRLDWNISSNTRMFARFSHNWNKGITDIGGGNQSPFSNQNVTNVTALGLDGTVGRWAYSARYGFTSFDNHIDASEVPGIKFFTANGKPILLSVADLEIGPDLLAPQRTFQTSDQWKGDVSRVFGNHTFRAGVEFNWIRMNVFAAFFGNAPEIVGEFSDAIRRDIIARGGNPNDPLEYPLADVVISNGLGFFSEVSNNGRRFGGKNNLRFAWYIGDTWRKPYGQGKNLTINLGLRYDLETGQLNDDDPINQRRRLAGLDRWFGPAGLEVRQDGNNFGPTIGIAWDPIGGGKTAIRAGFGIFYDTNILNNTLFERNDLIPAGLGEVDFDLFTPFVGPDGRPINIGGFPDGDYSSLAGRRLKDVINQLRQLHDTLQAAWANVAFDPNGPPQFLTNRFAVGFFTRNYSQPYSIHTNLGIQRELRQGLVMSVDYIRTRGVHFYIRRDANRRFAADTFDRAIAADRIARTLRAFGVSTIDEAIAQGATIADFGLTAAFPGMVRGFTNVFEMQTSGLSEYNALQFKLDGRLPDIGSFIRNWNMTVSYSLSRYKATGGDIDFINTAIDNDNILGAYGPSFTGFSGDRTHQLSIGSVFDLPKGFMLSSIWRFATAFPISLQLPPVFGGNNDIFTIDLEGDGRRVVQFLPGTNRGSFGRTVKNIRQLNELITRFNNTYAGGFTPQAQALINAGLFTADQLRRLGATIPRIELAPANNPLNDSFITTDVRLSKRFYLGGERVSIEPAFEVFNLFNVANYETYSGVLDGAVDSINGQARRQRRGIGSGSFAQGIPRNVQFAIRVWF
- a CDS encoding putative sulfate/molybdate transporter; protein product: MDAKPVPQMVTPQASPVPRGIIRFDRNELSGAFGDLGTDFPLVAGMILVGGLDATNVLTMFGLMQILAGLIYRLPMPVQPLKAMAVIVITQKLSSNVLYGGGLAIGVLMLLLVLSGLIDWMGRIVPKTVIRGIQFGLGLQLALLSLREYIPSDSTFGFGLAAVGFLITVVLLGNRRFPPAPILILLGVTYGVLFKTDANSWRGAIGLHLPRLTPLQATDILTGLVVLALPQLPLSLGNSLLATRQLVQDLFPERPVTLRKIGLTYALMNLINPFFGGIPTCHGSGGIAGHYAFGARTGGSVIIEGLFYLILGVFLSPGFRTIIELFPKPILGIILLFEALALMRLLTDIAQSRADFTLALLIGLAAAALPYGYVVGLVGGTVLAYWGKSRFARP